In Cinclus cinclus chromosome 1, bCinCin1.1, whole genome shotgun sequence, the sequence CGCTGATTTGTACAGTTGTGCAAGGTTTTATCTTTCTTCTGATATCCTGGTAATTGATGCCCTAAAAGCCTTCAGTGTCTTGCACACATTGACTGAGTTTGTGCACATAAAGATAAGAATGTAATTAAAATGGAGTTTTTGACCCTTGCTTTGGCAAACGCTGTCTacggcagcagcagctttttttgCTAAAATGCTGAAACAAGGCCCAGAAACTCAGAAAAAACGCAACAAAAAGCATTCAAAAATTTTTGCATGGGTTTTGTGTTAGTACTTTTTGTTTGCAGAGCACTGGGTTTTCAAAGCACTGGGTGCAGAGAGGATTGCATTCACATCTGCAGGCTGCAATAACACTCCCCTTTGCAAACCTACCAGAGCCTTTGCAACCGGGTATTGCAGACCAAGTGCTTGTGCCCTTCCATAAAACCATGActccccctgctccctggggGAGTGAGCAGCTCAGctaacacttccagggaaagCTGCTGGCTCATGCAATCATCTCTTCTATTGAGTAATTtggttttcagtattttcacatACTCTGAACTGCTTCAGACAGCTGGTCGGACCTGCTCCACCAGTGGTTTTCTTTGGATCTACTCTTCAGGCCATTATTTTGGTACTCTTGAAATATTAAATTGCATGCAAAAAATTGCCATTTTGAACAAAAGTTTAagtaaaatacttttatttgttGCTTAAAGACAGGattaaaatacagtttgcaATTATGTAAATTATAGTGCCCCATATAGAGCTGAGGTTGTACAGGTAAATGTTACAGTACCCAAGATACAAGCAAATAACCTcctaaaataaacacagaacaTGACAGTATGTAATTACATTGGCTACCAGGAATAAGGCTGTGGTACAGTACCAGAGGTTTGTGCATAAAGAGGTAGTGGAAGTCAGCTTAGTAAATGTAGAATCCTTGTGCATAAAGGGAAGTACATCAGATATTTCTTGCAGATTATGCTCAGTCCTCTCCTGGGAAGCTAAAGTATCTTTTGGGAATGACATAAGCTCTGGCCAGAACCTAATGTCATATTGGCAGCTTCTGAACTTTTGAAAAGACACCTAAAACTTCTAATccctgaaacattttcttgtaatatttaatgtaaattttaaaaatcctctgTAAACAAGTCACCTAAAGTTGTTACTCATTTTTTCTCCTGCTCATTCAAAAGCTGTGCTGCAACTTTTCTGGCTACTAGTTTCAAGGGGTTACTTTTGTTTAAACAGCTTAATCCTTTCTCTATTAATAGATGTCTCTAAACAAATGTTATCTGACCTACTATTTCATTACAGAACTGGGTAAACCCAGCAGTTTGATACATGCCCTTTGGTGCCTAGAACAATTTTATTACAGTATTTTTGTAAATAGGACTTTAGGGGAGGAATAGCTTTGCAAGAAAGCTATAAGGAGTGACTGGGTTATTAAGGAGTAACTGGTTGTCATGATGAGAAACTGTCAACACAGAAAAACCCATGTGAGGATGCATAAAGGGTGATACTGTGCTTTAAGAGACATGCATTTCTTccaagaaaatttatttctactCCAAGATTTTCCTTGTTCAATTAAAGATAATGTCAatctcaagaaagaaaaatcaattacTCCTCATTTTCTCTCGGGTTGTTTTAATGGAAAGGTAGAATCTCAGTCAAATTACTTGGAACTCAAGAAAGTAGGATTAACTCATTCAGGAACAAAGCTTTCATTAATAACAGCAGGAACTGCTGTAAATGCTAAGTTTTCTTTCATGGGGAAGCATATCTGCCCAAGAAAAGTATGCTTTGTGTTGGGTTGTGGCgaataaagaaaaggaaaggatggTCAGCATTGAAATCCTCTTCTATGATCATGCAGAGCATAGCAAtgccagcagtggcagctgcagcttccgTGCCTTCCTCATTCACTTCCACAAAAGCCTTGTGGACAACTGCAGAGAGGAAGAGGTCACGTGCCCCTGACATTCCTGACAAGTCAGCCTTGCCACTGTTAAATACATCCAGCAAGCCCATAGCAGCTAAATCTGGTGTAAGGTCATAGCTTTCTTCCAGCTTAAACTTTGGCAAACGCACGTGAACATCAGCGGAATAGAGATGCTCTGTCCATTCCCGGAGCTTCTCTAAGGTAAGCTGCTTCTCCATCTAGAATTAAAGAACAGAGAGCATTACTTATCACCAGTTTagtatttcattttcagaaacatttatGAAGCTTTATTTATAGAACATTTTATGATGGtaaagcagctctgcaaaaaTGAACATACTCGTATCTTTGATCGCTAAATAGAGATCACAGAGATACTATTAAGTGGAGTCAGTGCAGTTTTTACTTTACAAAGTAACGCAGATATTTGCTTCTTGCTGCAATGTACAGAAGGGGAAAACATGTACTGATAACAAGCCAGCCTTCTTGCTGTTTAATCTAACTAAATGGAATTGCCTGATTAAAAACAAGTAATGAAAATCATAATCAGAGAGCTCAAAGAAGCTTGTCATTTAATGGAAAAGTCTCACTACTTTATGTGGTTTAGAAAGACTTTCAAAGCTACTGAAAGACAAATTCTGTCGTTAAAAACAATCGAGGCAAGTTAATTCTCACAGTTAACTCTGTCTTCAGTCTCCATCATGGTTCAGTTCAGCAGAGGACACTTTAACACAAGCTACAAAATCAGAACACAACTTTCTGATGCAGTACATCCATTTTTTCTCTATTGCTGTACTGGTAGAGAGTTGTCTAAAAACACACCAGATAAATCTGGTGCCCTAAGAAGATGGTTTTCACTAAGGCTTTAATTTTGAATGGCTGAACTTAAAAACATTGAACAACTGCATTAGCTTAGATGGGTCACCTTCTGCAGTCCAGTGGAGTCCTCTTCAGTGTCATCAGGTAACAGGATGATCATACTAAGTTCTCTTCCATCATAAGGCAACTCTAAAACACGGATCTTCTCTTCAGGGATGTacccaaaattaaatttatttttctgatacaTCATTTTTACTGTCCTTCTTTCATTCTGGATGGATAAAAAGCATCAAAAGTAACAGTTAAGGAAACATTAATTTAAAGAACCAATAGGAAACAAGTAagttaaaattacatttatgtAAACACTTGTCCTCCATTATAAAACTGCGTTTTTCAGACTTCTGACTGCCTATTAACAGGTTATTAAGCTGTTAACATAAGCAGAATATAGAGCATGAAGATGGGGCttaatcaaaattttaagatgGCTTACCTAGCAtctcacacagacacagctgctgATCTGCTACAGACAGAAACCCTACTAGGTCCTAAACCATAAGTGAGAATCATCTCTAATACTATTCTAGGAAGTGAGACAACAAATAGCTTgctgaataaagaaaaatactaaaatccataaaaaataattaaaatattaataaattactTAACATTTCTTAATTATCTTATCTGTAAGCAAAGCTTCACATTACCACCCATATTATTAGGCTTTTCCATTAAATATGTCCTACCAGGATGTATCTGTTTACCTTGTTTAACCGAAATGGTGCATCAGTGGTCTCAGCTTCTTGAAATTTCTCTGCCcagtttgctttgaaataaataGCATTCACCAGAACCAGCCTGGTCAGGCTATCAACAGAGCCTTCAGACAGTAGATTGGGGATTTTGCcttcagaagcagcagaaagaagtgTCATGACAAAAACATGTAGTAAGTTGATGGCATGTAAAATAGCCATTGAGAAACTGATGCTATAGAAGtactaaaaatataataaaacaaaTCTATTCATGTAACTACgtgtatttcagtatttgtctCTACTTCACCATACCTTTTCTTAATACACACTCCCATAACTTTTGATATATAGTGATTTGATGAAAACGTAATATTTTTAGTCTGAACTGTCACATGCAACTCATCCACTCATCACACACAAACTACAGAACACCCACGTTAAGGAATACTGAATTTAGAAATACATAtactatatatatgtatgtatatatacatatatatatatatatatatacaagaCAGACTAAAACAAATTCTCCAACTCCCATGTTTAGGCATCTCTCCTGCACTCATGACCtgaacacaaaaacaaaattaaaaactctCAGGACTTATGGAACTATTTAAATGTCTTGCTTAGGTAATTTGTGGTTCTGTCCATGCATCAAATGAGTACCCCAGGGCAGAATTAAACTGTTCTAAGGACAGCAGAGAACAAAGCCCATTCCTGCTCCCAAGATACAAAACACTGCCAGTTATTaacaaaaaagtaatttacCTTCAGTTTTCTCCTCGACCCACTGGTTAATTTCTTTCCTGGCTTTATCAGAAGCCTGAAGAAAATCAACTGTAGCCAAATCAGCCCCATATAATTTCTGTGTATTAGTCAGGAAATCCTACATTTTGGAACAATAAGAATAGCTTTCACTGCATGCAGATAAGAAAACATCTAATTATCAGGTAGATAAGGTGCACTCAGATTGTCACCAGCTCTAACAGTGTGTTCCCTGGGGAAGTTCTGAAGTTAAAAGGTTTTTACTCATTCTTAGATTAAGCCTCATAGTACACCAGCCATGTCTAGAGCTGATGGGATGCTTCCTGCAGGTGTTGCAATATTTACCTCTCATTGTCCTTGCTCAGGCTCAAGCACAGctagagcaaaacaaaactgcacAAAATAGCTGAAGAGAGACAACTTATTTGCACACAAAGTTGTCATTCACTGGTGAAGAGGCATGTTGTTAAAACATTGGATATCCCTCCCAAACAAATagcattttcaaaaatactgAAGTTATGTGGTACTACTCTGATGAAAATCCTAAAAAGCCGATTCCAACAGGAACAGAACTGGCTGCAACCTAAAATGCTGCTTGCAACTGAGTGGGCTGTCATGACAGTTACTGTAAACTAAGAATATAGATGAGCAACTGTTCTCTTGAGGACAGGAAGAGCAGAAGTGAACAAGAAGAGAAAAGGGTTTGCTGTGTTACACCTGTAGGTGAGAAGCACAGATGCCCACAACCATGGAAATGCACACAGCAAGTATGAAACACTTTTGTCAGCTTCCCAGAAGCGTTTAGAAATAGGCTTGGAAATGGTTCTATTTCATAAATATTCAAGCAGCTACACTTCCCCCCCCAGATGCCACCACATGCTGTCCTGATGTGCACCACTGTACCGGCAGAAAGCTGTAGGACTTCTCTCCAAAGAGCCGACTGGCCAGCCGTAAGAGATAGGGAGCATTGCTTCTGTTTATATCCATTGTCAGAGCCTGGAATCTTGAATGGACATCTTCAACTTTGTCAAGATGAAGtgtctgaaacaaaaagaagtgaGCTAGCTGCTGTTAATACTGTCTTAAAAGAACATAACGTGAATCTGTAGGTTAGGTGTGATGCAGCAGGGTAGGTAGGATCCAGTAGGCAGgctgaagaaagagaagaaaaggctggAAACTGCTTGGAGACTTCTGCAAACCCCAAAGAATGAATCAAACTGTCCCTCAGTGATCCTGGTTTATACACAGTCGCAGCTGAAACTCTTGATCACAACCCCAAGTCCTGTTTGCATTTCTGTAGGCCTCTCCTCTGTGGGCCACTGGGCCCAAGAACTTGTTCCCAGGTGAGGAATCAAAAAGAGAGATGATGCCATGGAGACTTTTGCTTTCTTGGTCCCCCTCTTTAGCCCAAGGGAACCTGGGGTTGTATATTTTCAGAATACACAATCAACTCTGTCACAAGTGAGGTATTAAGAAAACTTAGAGCAATAatcttttataattttatgaaaatagaACTCCATAAATATACATGCACTTCATATATACTTACATATATATAAACGTAAGTATTAGCTTTAAGATCAAATGCATTACTACAGTATCTCTTTACCAGTAGCTCCTCTTTCAGAGGCAAGCTGGCTGGCCAAGGCTTAAAGATATGACAGCAGAAGCTGCCAGACCTCATGGACAGGGAAGGCTACACCAAAGCAGGGACATTCATGTCCAAACTTAAATCATGTGTTTGCCACTAGGGAAGACTGCTGTGAAGCAGTGATTGGATTCAAAGGAAAGCCTTCTGTTTCTCTCACTGGATTTTTGGTCAGGCTTTACCAACCACTTCAGTGCAACCTGTGCTGTACAGTTGAATGGCTGAGCACATTGTAAGGAGGCAACCTTACAATAGAATTATGATCCCGGAAACAAATTTTTGTCTCCTTGCAAACAGCTCTTGACAATTGCTAATCGCTGCCTCTTTAATCAGCACTGTGTTCATAAGTGAAGTATTATGGTATAGGAACATGCCCTGTTGAGGATGACTGTGTTGGAAGACATTTATTTCTCCCCCAAGTTTCTTTTGTATGATTTCTGCTGTCAGTAGGTTTATCTTAGGTGGGGCTGTCAGTCTGATTACATGAAATACATTCAAAGTCTGTTTGAACAAGTGTGATAGGAAAGTAATTTTGTTGAGTAAGCACAGCAACACTCAACAATATAAAACAGTTCCTCCGAAGGTCCAGAATACAAAGGTGAAATTATTCATAGGCAAATGCATTATGGTGACAGCAATGAGGAAACTCATGCACCTTTTTACAGGTGTTAGCCTAACAAAGGTGCAAAAATAAGTGACTGAGACCCTTCCATGACAGAGGTTTCAGGGGAAACTGGCATAATCCTGTGTGCACCATTTCTGCAATTTATaaggaggtttttttaaactattctACCTACCCTAAAACTATGGTAAGGATTACCATGCAGACTTAACTCCTTTGAGATATGGGAGTACCTGTTAGTGAGAGACTGATACTTAGGTAGCATCACCATGTATCATCACAGCTGTTACATGCAGATATAAAACTATAGAATGCCACTGTGGTTTTTTATGcaaaaacacacagaataattaaaaatgaacataCCATTGGTGATCTTCTGTTATAAAGTAATAACTTGTCAAAATGTCTCATGAAAACTCACAAAGCCTTGATGCTGGAAGTTATGACCAATTTAAAATGAGACTGACTAATGTAATTGGTTTCCTCTATCAAGAATTAACTATTGAAATTAAATGGGCAACAAAGGCCATAGGAAATACAGACAGAGGGCTCTGGAGCAGGGTAGGCAGAGGGTAACTAGCTGCAGAGTGTGAGGAAGACAGCTTGCATGACAGAAATCTTGTcctgaacaaataaaaataccctTTCATCTTCCCTCCTCTAAAATACAACcctttttaatgtaaataaaatataaaactaatgaccattttattttactaaCCTTCAACACCTGGGCTTCCGTATTACCTTTGGCCCCCAAAAGGACCATGGCGAGAGCAGCAGAGATACTGACAGGAGAAAAGAAGACATTTCCTGTTGGGTTGGCCTCACTGAATCTTCTGAGCAGATCAAGTGCAAATCTACTGTTGGCATTAGACAGGTTCTCCATGGTTatagctgaaaaataaaacaattgaTAACGACCCTGGGAAACATTCTTCAAACACCTTGTCTAACCTCGTGTGACTCACACAATAAAGACTGGATTAAACCGGATGCAGCTGCTTACAGAAACAGCAAGAATATCGTTGTCAATGCACCTTATtcttattaagaaaaaaaaaaagaaacaaaaaacaacaacaacaaaaagtcaCATTGGAAAagcaggggatttttttccatgtgaatTGTGTATTCCAACCTTCCTTATCATACAAACTTTACAgacattgcttttaaaaattcctttcctgCAGATCTGAAATGGGAAGCGTATGTGCTGGTAGGATCAGGAAAGTCGCTCGGCCTCACAGACGCAGCACACGCCAGggctctccctcctgcagcattCCCTCTGCA encodes:
- the LOC134045737 gene encoding leukocyte elastase inhibitor-like isoform X2, encoding MENLSNANSRFALDLLRRFSEANPTGNVFFSPVSISAALAMVLLGAKGNTEAQVLKTLHLDKVEDVHSRFQALTMDINRSNAPYLLRLASRLFGEKSYSFLPDFLTNTQKLYGADLATVDFLQASDKARKEINQWVEEKTEGKIPNLLSEGSVDSLTRLVLVNAIYFKANWAEKFQEAETTDAPFRLNKNERRTVKMMYQKNKFNFGYIPEEKIRVLELPYDGRELSMIILLPDDTEEDSTGLQKMEKQLTLEKLREWTEHLYSADVHVRLPKFKLEESYDLTPDLAAMGLLDVFNSGKADLSGMSGARDLFLSAVVHKAFVEVNEEGTEAAAATAGIAMLCMIIEEDFNADHPFLFFIRHNPTQSILFLGRYASP
- the LOC134045737 gene encoding leukocyte elastase inhibitor-like isoform X1; its protein translation is MHRCSVPALLQLWLLGVSLVSPAVAITMENLSNANSRFALDLLRRFSEANPTGNVFFSPVSISAALAMVLLGAKGNTEAQVLKTLHLDKVEDVHSRFQALTMDINRSNAPYLLRLASRLFGEKSYSFLPDFLTNTQKLYGADLATVDFLQASDKARKEINQWVEEKTEGKIPNLLSEGSVDSLTRLVLVNAIYFKANWAEKFQEAETTDAPFRLNKNERRTVKMMYQKNKFNFGYIPEEKIRVLELPYDGRELSMIILLPDDTEEDSTGLQKMEKQLTLEKLREWTEHLYSADVHVRLPKFKLEESYDLTPDLAAMGLLDVFNSGKADLSGMSGARDLFLSAVVHKAFVEVNEEGTEAAAATAGIAMLCMIIEEDFNADHPFLFFIRHNPTQSILFLGRYASP